From a single Candidatus Methylarchaceae archaeon HK02M2 genomic region:
- the rpsB gene encoding 30S ribosomal protein S2, with protein sequence MVYKKNFEEKDERGASEKPIIDQLPERALLATGIRVGTVVKTKDMENFVGRTRPDGLHILDLNKILSRIDIAGKFIARSDIKRAVVSSTREYGKTPVTMFCSLTGAIPIVGRFMPGTFTNPLFLGHIDPELAIVTDPLIDAQVVDEASNIGVPVIAICDTDNVTSNVDLIIPGNNRGRRALAAIFWLLAKVVLISSGALSPDKQFEYSIEDFETKVIEEGTK encoded by the coding sequence TTGGTCTATAAAAAGAACTTTGAAGAAAAGGATGAAAGAGGCGCGTCTGAAAAGCCAATAATCGACCAATTACCAGAGAGAGCTTTACTAGCAACTGGTATTAGGGTTGGAACAGTAGTTAAAACCAAAGACATGGAGAATTTTGTGGGTAGAACAAGACCAGATGGTCTACACATCTTAGATCTCAATAAAATTTTATCAAGAATTGATATAGCTGGAAAGTTCATAGCAAGGTCTGATATCAAACGAGCCGTTGTAAGTTCTACAAGAGAGTATGGTAAGACGCCTGTCACGATGTTCTGCTCATTAACTGGGGCAATTCCTATAGTAGGAAGATTTATGCCTGGTACATTTACGAACCCACTTTTTCTTGGGCATATCGATCCAGAATTAGCAATAGTAACAGACCCATTAATAGATGCTCAAGTAGTAGACGAGGCATCTAACATAGGTGTGCCTGTAATTGCGATATGCGACACCGATAATGTTACTTCTAATGTAGATTTGATAATTCCTGGAAACAACAGAGGTAGAAGGGCGCTAGCTGCAATCTTCTGGTTATTAGCTAAAGTAGTTTTAATTAGCTCAGGAGCTTTATCACCTGATAAGCAATTTGAATATTCAATAGAAGACTTTGAGACCAAAGTTATCGAAGAGGGAACGAAATGA